From Methanobrevibacter sp.:
GAATTATTGGATGGAGGAATTGATAAGAGGACAATCACTCAAGTTTATGGTCCTCCAGGTGTAGGAAAGACTAATGTTTGTCTGAATATAGCTATTGGTGTTGCTAAAAAAGGCAAGAAGGTAGTTTACATTGATACTGAAGGTGGAATATCAGTTGATAGGATAAGACAGATTTCAGGAGATGACTTCGACACTGTTGCTAAGAACATCATTGTATTCGAGCCAACTTCATTCAAGGCACAGGAAGAAGATCTTGGCCTTATCGAATCATGGATATCTTCCAATAGTGCAGATGTTGAACTCATAATATTAGACTCTGCTGTGGCACTGTTCAGAGTGGAAGATGACAGTTCAAAATCCCATCTTTTAGGTAAGCAAATGCAAATGCTTTCCGCTCTTGCCATCAATTATGACCTTGCTGTAATTGTTACCAATCAAATCTATGCATCATTTGATGAGGAAAGCGAGGAGGACTTCTCTCCTGTTGGCGGAACAATCATCCAATACAGAAGCAAGATCATCATTGAACTCAAACGTGAAGAGGGAACCAATCAAAGAATAGCTATCTTGAAAAGGCATAAGACTAAAAGGGAAGGATTGGCTGTTCACTTCTTGATTACCAATAATGGTATTGAATGATCAATCCTCAAGGTATGTGTGATTATTTCATTAATGGAATTGATTAATCTCAATTCCTAACTATTTTTTTAGCTTTTTATTACTTTTTCTATTTATCTTATTAATTTTTAATCATTTTCCAATTATTTAAGCCATTTTTTCTTGTTTTTATAAATAATTTTATATGTTACTTATAATAGATAATATAATGTTGTATGTTTATTTAAAAACATAATCGGTTTAATTATTTAACTATTAAAACGGGCTATTTAACTAAATTTTTGTTTATTTTATTAATTGAATATAGGATTTGTGAAAAGATGATCCAAAAGAAAAAGTATGCAAAAGCAGCTAAGATTATTCCAGATGGTTATGAATCTGCAAACCACTTTTTTGAAGCTGTTTTTATGGATAAAGAAATGATTTGGATGGGTCAGAATACAAATGAATTGCATATTGGTCACAATGATGAAGTAAAGCAAGCAATGATTGATTGCATTGGAAGTGACGAATACTGCAAGTACCCACCTCCAGAAGGATTTACAGAACTACACTCATTGATTTTAAAGGATTTGGGCTTGGAAGACTTGAAGATATATGTCAATGCCGGTGCAACCGAATCTTTATACTTGGCCATGAATGCTGTATTGTCTCCAGAGGATAATGTAATCACTCCAGATCCAGGATATCTTATTATTGACAATTTCGCAAGCAGATTTGCAAATGAAGTAAGGCAAGTCAAGATCTACAGTGAAGAGAACAACTATAAGCTAACCCCTAAGCTTGTAAGGGAAAACATGGATGAGAACACAAAAGTCATCCTTTTGATTGATCCATTGAACCCTCTTGGAAGTTCCT
This genomic window contains:
- the radB gene encoding DNA repair and recombination protein RadB, which encodes MKVLSNMTDQEKITTNSPLDELLDGGIDKRTITQVYGPPGVGKTNVCLNIAIGVAKKGKKVVYIDTEGGISVDRIRQISGDDFDTVAKNIIVFEPTSFKAQEEDLGLIESWISSNSADVELIILDSAVALFRVEDDSSKSHLLGKQMQMLSALAINYDLAVIVTNQIYASFDEESEEDFSPVGGTIIQYRSKIIIELKREEGTNQRIAILKRHKTKREGLAVHFLITNNGIE